GCGTTTATGCCGGCCTGAAGGGCGCCGCGACCGAGTCGCAGGTGGCCGCGGCGACCAAGGACCGCAAGGTTTATGTTCTGGGGCCCGATCTGAGTGCCCGTGGGTTCGGTGCCGATCAACTGATCGACGGCATCGAAGTAGTCGATTACGCGGGTTTCGTCGATCTCGCGGCCAGTGCCGACAAGGTGCAGGCCTGGCTTTGATCGAGCGCGACCTATCGTAATTTTCAGCTGAGCTTGGGAGATACATCATGCCTATCGAAGTAAGCGGTAAGTCCCTGGAAACCGACGAGGAAGGTTACCTCGCCAACATCAACGAGTGGGAACCGGGGGTTGCCACCGAGATG
This genomic interval from Chromatiales bacterium contains the following:
- the tusB gene encoding sulfurtransferase complex subunit TusB, which encodes MSILHTVNRSPFERNSLNTCLGYALPGSAILFYEDGVYAGLKGAATESQVAAATKDRKVYVLGPDLSARGFGADQLIDGIEVVDYAGFVDLAASADKVQAWL